From a region of the Mycolicibacterium sp. MU0050 genome:
- a CDS encoding DUF3068 domain-containing protein — translation MNRAVMLRIGACGLLGLGAALLIAALLLSTYTAGQIKKIPLDLDATLVSDGTGTALDPASLAGETFVIDEGVPVVSQQQISVESPANADVVTLQVGTSVRRTDQQKDNGLLLAMVDTVTVDRASAMAVSDENHPGGAVQKPRSMEDTKAPTNIALPHEGLSYRFPFDTEKKTYPFFDPIAQKPFDANYDGEEDVNGLTTYKFTQNVGYDADGKLVKPIRYSSLYDNDEDAEVTARAMQWGVPGEPEEPITMTRYYAAQRAFWVDPVSGTIVKSEERANHYYARDALEPEVALADYTVTTNESTIEEQVEAARDERDQIALWSRILPITFTAAGLIALVAGALLGSFSLRAEAELIDPGLDGKEGGFFGGFASRRGEDTGPMPAAEAETEKLPAQRPDLHPDQGPPDRT, via the coding sequence TTGAACCGTGCAGTCATGTTGCGTATCGGCGCGTGCGGCCTGTTGGGGCTGGGCGCCGCCCTGTTGATAGCCGCGTTGCTGCTGTCCACCTACACCGCGGGCCAGATCAAGAAGATTCCGCTGGATCTCGACGCGACCCTGGTCAGCGACGGCACCGGGACCGCGCTGGACCCGGCCTCGCTCGCCGGCGAGACCTTCGTCATCGACGAGGGTGTGCCGGTGGTGTCCCAGCAACAGATCAGCGTGGAGTCCCCGGCCAACGCCGACGTGGTGACCCTGCAGGTGGGTACCTCGGTGCGCCGGACCGACCAGCAGAAGGACAACGGCCTGCTGCTGGCGATGGTCGACACCGTCACGGTGGACCGGGCCAGCGCGATGGCCGTCTCCGACGAGAACCACCCCGGTGGCGCCGTGCAGAAGCCGCGGTCCATGGAGGACACCAAGGCGCCCACCAACATTGCGCTGCCGCACGAGGGCCTGTCCTACCGCTTCCCGTTCGACACCGAGAAGAAGACCTATCCGTTCTTCGACCCGATCGCACAGAAGCCTTTCGATGCCAACTACGACGGCGAGGAAGACGTCAACGGGCTGACCACCTACAAGTTCACCCAGAACGTCGGATACGACGCCGACGGCAAGCTGGTCAAGCCCATCCGGTACTCGTCGCTCTACGACAACGACGAGGACGCCGAGGTCACCGCCCGCGCCATGCAGTGGGGAGTCCCGGGCGAACCCGAGGAACCCATCACCATGACGCGCTACTACGCCGCGCAGCGCGCGTTCTGGGTGGATCCGGTCTCCGGCACCATCGTCAAGTCCGAAGAGCGGGCCAACCACTACTACGCCCGCGACGCGCTCGAGCCCGAGGTCGCGCTCGCCGACTACACGGTGACCACCAACGAGAGCACCATCGAGGAGCAGGTGGAGGCCGCCCGCGACGAGCGTGATCAGATCGCGCTGTGGTCCCGCATCCTGCCGATCACCTTCACCGCGGCGGGCCTGATCGCACTGGTGGCCGGCGCGCTGCTGGGCTCGTTCAGCCTGCGCGCGGAGGCCGAGCTGATCGATCCGGGTCTGGACGGCAAGGAGGGCGGCTTCTTCGGCGGGTTCGCCAGTCGCCGCGGCGAGGACACCGGCCCGATGCCGGCCGCGGAGGCCGAAACCGAGAAGCTGCCGGCCCAGCGTCCCGATCTGCACCCCGACCAGGGCCCGCCAGACCGCACGTGA
- a CDS encoding acyltransferase, with amino-acid sequence MNEVSGGRTRPAEVGGTRGFLPAVEGLRACAAIGVVITHVAFQTAQSGGITGRLWARFDLAVAVFFALSGFLLWRGHAAAARDLRERPPTGHYLRSRIVRIMPGYLLAVVIILLFLPDAMGASPTVWWANLTLTQIYVPLTLTPGLTQMWSLSVEVTFYLALPFLALLARRLPVRARIPVIAGVAVASLAWGLLPISTPEGVNPLNWPPAYASWFAAGILLAEWTVSPMGWMHRLARRRVLMAGIVVVAYLISASPLAGPEGMTPARLDQFVVRTAMGAIIAWGLLAPLVLDRPDTSHRFLGSPIMVTLGRWSYGLFVWHLAALAMAFPLVGKFVFNGAMPVILVLTLVFGIAMAAVSYALVENPCRQALRRWEYRRANPIPPLDSSVTDEPEPAIAK; translated from the coding sequence GTGAACGAGGTGTCCGGCGGGCGAACCCGGCCCGCCGAGGTGGGCGGGACGCGCGGGTTCCTGCCCGCGGTCGAGGGGTTGCGCGCCTGCGCGGCGATCGGCGTCGTCATCACGCACGTGGCGTTTCAGACCGCACAGTCCGGCGGCATCACCGGTCGGCTGTGGGCCCGCTTCGACCTGGCGGTGGCCGTGTTCTTCGCGCTCTCCGGTTTCCTGTTGTGGCGCGGCCACGCGGCGGCCGCGCGTGACCTGCGGGAACGCCCACCCACGGGCCACTACCTGCGCTCCCGGATCGTCCGGATCATGCCCGGCTACCTGCTGGCGGTCGTCATCATCCTGCTGTTTCTGCCCGACGCGATGGGCGCCAGCCCGACGGTGTGGTGGGCCAACCTGACGTTGACCCAGATCTATGTGCCGCTGACGCTGACCCCGGGGCTGACCCAGATGTGGAGCCTGTCGGTCGAGGTCACCTTCTACCTGGCGCTACCGTTCCTGGCGCTGCTGGCCCGCCGGCTGCCGGTGCGGGCGCGGATCCCGGTGATCGCCGGGGTGGCGGTGGCGAGCCTGGCCTGGGGACTGCTGCCGATCAGCACCCCGGAGGGTGTCAACCCGCTGAACTGGCCGCCGGCCTACGCCTCGTGGTTCGCCGCGGGCATCCTGCTCGCCGAGTGGACCGTCAGCCCGATGGGATGGATGCACCGGCTGGCGCGCCGCCGGGTGCTGATGGCCGGCATCGTGGTGGTGGCCTACCTGATCTCGGCCTCGCCGCTGGCCGGGCCGGAGGGGATGACGCCGGCGCGCCTGGACCAGTTCGTGGTGCGCACCGCGATGGGCGCGATCATCGCCTGGGGGTTGTTGGCGCCGTTGGTGCTGGATCGGCCCGACACCAGCCACCGCTTCCTGGGCAGCCCGATCATGGTGACGTTGGGTCGCTGGTCCTACGGGTTGTTCGTCTGGCACCTCGCGGCGCTGGCGATGGCCTTCCCGCTGGTCGGCAAGTTCGTGTTCAACGGCGCGATGCCGGTGATCCTGGTCCTCACGCTGGTGTTCGGCATCGCGATGGCCGCCGTCAGCTATGCGCTGGTGGAGAACCCGTGCCGGCAGGCGCTGCGGCGCTGGGAATATCGACGCGCGAATCCCATTCCGCCGCTGGACAGTTCGGTCACCGACGAGCCGGAGCCTGCGATCGCGAAATGA